Part of the Prionailurus bengalensis isolate Pbe53 chromosome B3, Fcat_Pben_1.1_paternal_pri, whole genome shotgun sequence genome is shown below.
tatattctgtttttcttctgtggctgctttctctCACCATAATAAAGCTGAGATTCATTTATGATGTTGTGAGTAGGCAAGTTTCATTCAATTGTATTGCTGAGAACCTTGGCTATAACCAAGGCTCTACCACAagctgtttatccattcatctgttggtggacatttgagttattttcagttttggatTACCACAAATAAATCTGTgctgaacatttgtgtataagtcCCTGTTTGGGGATTTCTCTGGgttatatacctagaagtagaacaGGTGACAGGTGAGTCATACTGTAAATGTATAattgactttttaagaaactgccaaactgttttccaaagtggcagtcctactttacattcccaccatgaGGAAGAAGCATTCCAGTTGCTCCGTATGTTTTGTATggttagtcttttaaaaattttggccattctaattgCTGTGTAGagatcattgtggttttgttttaattttctaatgattGATGATATTGAGTAATGCTCACTTTATCTGCCTATTTGCTACCTATATATATTCTTTGTCAAGTGTTCAAACATTTTGCccaattttaaaattggattgtttttatattattgagttttgagggTTCTTTATATTTTAGGATACATGGCCTTTGTCAGATATGTACTTGACTTTCATCAAAAAagcagttcttattttttttttcttttatgaattgtgCTTCTGTTGTTGTACCTGAGAAATCTTTAcctaatccaaagtcacaaagattttctgctatgttttcttttggaagtTTTAGAGTTTTAGGTTTTGCAAATAAGTCTCTGATCGGtgtaattaattttcatatatagtGGGAAGTATAaactgaagtttattttcttttattttctgtatatggCTATCCAACTGTTCAAATACCATTTGTCAAAAACACTGCTCTTTCTCTACTGAATTGCCTttatacctttgtcaaaaataagttgTCCGTACATGTGTGGAcctatttctgtattctttcgTCTGTTGCATTgatgtatatgtttatttctaCATCAACATCACACAGTCCTGATTACCATAGCTTTACGATAAATCTTGAAAGATAATGTAAATTCttaaactttattcttctttttaaaaattattttggctattctagatccATTACATTTCCACATGAGTTTTAGAATTCATAATGTCAAAAATGGCTGCTGgcattttgattgagattgcactgaaattatagatcaatttggggagagtttacattaataaaaatgaatcttgATATATGAACATGgtatttctctccatttatttgtgcctttcttcagcaatgttttgtaattttattttatttttttaaatttttttaacgtttatttatttttgagacagagagagacagagcatgaacagggagagacagagcatgaacaggggagggacagagagagggggagacacagaatctgaaacaggctccaggctctgagctgtcagcacagagcctgatgcagggcttgaactcacagactgtgagatcatgacctgagccaaagtcggacgcttaactgaccgagccacccaggcaccccaaatgttttgtaattttcagtgtacacaTCACATATATCTCTTGTTAGATTTATCAAGTATCTGatgttgttgtatttttttataaagatatttttatatgctgtacATTATGCTCAAGTGTTGTAGCTTTTATATTCTACTCTatttgtttccagctttttgagattttctttcttttctttctttgtagtttttatttaacttctagttagttaccatatagtgtaatattggtttcaggagtagaattttgttattcatcatttacatataacatccagtgctcatcaccgtaatacccacctctcctctagcaaccctcagttagttctctgtagttaagagtctccaggggcgcctgggtggctcagttggttgagcggccgacttcagctcaggtcatgatctcgcggtccgtgagttcgagccccgcatcgggctctgtgctgacagctcagagcctggagcctgtttcagattctgtgtctccctctctctgaccctcccccgttcatgctctctctgtctcaaaaataaataaacgttaaaaaaaaagtctcttatggtttgccttcctccccattcccctgccccttcccccatgttcatctgttttgtttcttaaattccacatgagtgaaatcatatggtatttgtccttctctgccttatttcgcttagcacaacATGCTCTCTTTCCATCTgcatcattgcaaatagcaagatttcattctttttaatggttgagtGATATTCCActctatatataatacataccacatctttttttaaaatataatttattgtcaaattggtttccacacaacacccagtgctcatcccaacaagtgccctcctccatgcccatcacccactttcccctctccccaaaccctcagtttgttctcattcctcaagagtctcttatggtttgcttccctccctctctgtagcttttttccccccttcccctccctcatggtcttctgttaagtttctcaagatccacatatgagtgaaaacgtatggtatcggtctttttctgcctatttcacttagcataataccctccggttccatccacgttgctgcaaatggccagatttcattctttctcattgccaagtagtattccactgtatatataaaccacatcttctttatccattcatcagttgatggacatttaggctctttccataacttggctattgttcaaagtgctgctataaacattggagtacaagtgcccccctgcatcagcactcctgtatcccttgggtaaattcctagcagtgctattgctaggtcatagagtaggtctatttttaattttttgaggaacctccacactgttttccagagcagctgcaccggtttgcattcccaccatcagtgcaagagggttcccatttctccacatcctcgtcagcatctatagtctcctgatttgttcattttagccactctgaccggtgtaaggtagtatctcagtgtggttttgatttgcataccacgtctttatccattcatcagtcaatggacatttggctgtttccataatttggctattattgataatgctgctataaatatcagggtgcatgtacccctttgaatcagtatttttgtatcctttgggtaaatacctagtagtgcaattgctgggtcacagggtagttctatttttaactttttgaggaaactccatactattttctggagtggctacaccagtttgcagccaattatattttttaaatttaaatttttaatttttcattgttattatatagaaatataatagacTTCCATAGAGTTTATATGctataattttgttaaatttatttgttaGTTTTAGCTGCAGTTTCGTagatttttgtaatattttattaatagacAATTGtccattaataattttatttctttcttttcattccagatacttgttatttttcctcACTGCACTGACTAGAAACTTCAATACAATATTTAACAGAAGTCATGGGAGTgtacattcttgccttgttcctatTCTTAGAGAGGAAAGCATTCAGCCTTTTACCATTTAAGAATAATGTTAGGTGCATATTTTACAGAGCTGCCATGTTAGGGTAAAAAACTTTCTTCCATTCATAATTTTCTGACAGTTTTTATCAGGTATGGATGTTGGagtctgtcaaatgcttttgcaTGTACTGgagatatcttttaaaaaattattttaatatggttAATcacgttgattttttttaaacttatttacttttaagagagaaagagcacaagtggggaattggaagagagagagagggagagagagagaatcctaagcaggctctgcactatcagtacagagcctgatgcagggctcaaactcacaaactgtgacatcatgacctcatctgaagttagatgcttaactgactgaaccacccaggcgaccctgatttttaaattttttttttttcaacgtttatttatttttgggacagagagagacagagcatgaacgggggaggggcagagagagagggagacacagaatcggaaacaggctccaggctctgagccatcagcccagagcccgacgcgggtctcaaactcctggaccgcgagattgtgacctggctgaagtcagatgcttaaccgactgcgccacccaggcgccccgactgatttttaaatgttaaaccaaccttacACTGTTGggatgtattatttttaacatattgctTTATGTAATTTTGTGAAATTtagatttttgcatcaatatttatACACCATATTGgtagtattcttttttcttttaaacttttgtctcattttggtatcaggataatgctagcCTCAGAGAATGAGCTGAGAAgtattctatatttaaatttcagaaagattttgtgcagaatatttttttcttaaatatttggtagaattcctcagCAAAGTTATCTTGgcttggagttttctttgtgggaaggttcttaacaaatttaagtgctttaataaatattgagTTATCCGGGTTTTCTACTTTGAGTGAGCTTAGTAGtatgtagctttaaaaaatatgtccatTTTATCTAAGAAGTCAAATTTATTGCCATAAAGTTGTTCTAAGAATCCTAATTTCCCTTTAGTATCTGTACAATGTATGATGATACCCCTCTCTCAATCCTGACATTAGTATTTTTtgtcttctccatttttatcCTGTTCATTTGGTTAAAGCTTCATcaatttttattgatattttcacaGGTAATTATTATGATACTGAAATGtcttcttgtatttctttatttctttatttctttatttctttctttctgtaactCTAGTTCCCATCTCTAGTATCTCCACACTACAAAAGGATGATCTTTCCTGAAGGATAAAATCCAGACTCAAGGTCACATGTAAGAAGAACCCCTCTAACATTCTTCAATTGATTATGCTCCAGTTATAACAAACTCCTGATGATTTTCTTGGTATACCAAGCATGtaatatctttgtattttgcacatgctgttcccatCTTTCCCTTGCTCCTggtcattctttaaaatttgacTTAAGAATTActtttccggggtgcctgggtggctcagttggttaagtgtctgacttcggctcaggtctgacctcactgtttatgagttcaagccccacatcaggctctgtgctgacagctcagagcctggagtctgcttcagattctgtgtctccttctcactctgaccctctcttgctcatactctgtgtctctctctctcaaaaataaataaacattaaaaaaattatatatattttaaaaaaaagaattacttttccCAGTATGCCTTCTTCAGCCACTCCTCCCCCATACCTGGTTGCAGCTAACCACTCAGTGTTTCCCTAGCACTTCATGCATTTAACTTCACAGAACTTATATTTGTGCTATTGATGCTCCGTTTACTTATGTGTCCCCTCAACTAGACTGTAAACTCCTAAGTTCAAGAAGTGCCTCACTCATTTTTGTATCCTCACTGCTCAGGTCAATGACTGTCACAGACGTAGAGAACAATAATAGGCCAATATTAGGGCAGTTTTGTTCAGCTCCATTGTTGTCAAAGTGTGCTCCTTGGATCAACAACAGCAGTAccacttgggaacttgttagaactATAAATTCCTTATCCTATCCAGCTTTATGGAATCACTCCGAATTACTCTGGAAGGGAGACCCATCAATCTATGGTTAAGAAGCTTTGTTGGTAACAGTTGCTAGGGTTTGAGAATGATTGGTTTAGTAAGTAGGAAATGATGGGGGAATCAGCAAGACCCAGTTTGAATCCTGCCTGCATCAAACTCTTTGACCTGGAATAACttacttaatctttttaaagcctcagttccctcatacATAAAAAGGGGACAGCATGAGCTATTTTATAGGATTAAGATTTAAATGAGATCTAGAGCTTCTAGTGTAATAAATGACCCATGATATGtactcaataaaaatgaaagtagttaataaaataatattcaataatTTCTACCTGATGGAAACAGAAGACTTCTGCTATGCTTGTCTCTATATAGTATTTTCATCTAATTGGAGAATAGAAAGAAATCATTCTTAAAATCAAAATAGCTTAAGAATCAGTAGAATCGATGGgggagagcaaagggaaaaggctgAGGGAGATTTATTTTAGGAGGAGAAAAATCTgatgaaattatttgaaatgtgcTCCCCATATTTtgcaataaaattcaaaattacagtTTTTTCTTGGTGAGAATAGTCATATTCAAAGTCTGAGTAGTACTTAGTTTGGAAATTATCACCTTATTTCAGTTAGAACACTCTTATTGAACACCAACCACAGCATGGGCATGGTGCCAGATACTGAGATACAGGGAAGGACAGAGTGTTCCCCACCTAAACTAAGCTGGGTCTAGTGGTGATGTCCAAAACAGATTAGCAGTcaatttcttttggattttaaatactttataatgGGAGGAATGTAAAGAGGAAAAATCTGTTTGGGCAGCTAAGATAGCCCTCAGTTTTTGGTTTATCTGTGAACAAAGAGAATGGGATTTCCTTCAGCATCACCATTATTTAAGTGGGTATTTCTCCTGGAATTTGTGGCCCTGATTTTGTTGGTATTTTCACCAACCTAGGTCCATTATATGCTTCCAGACACATACGAACAagatggtaaaaaaacaaaacaaagttggCATAGCAACTTTTAAATTTGTCCAATGCTCCAAACATGTGTAGGTTACCTCTACATTCAAGGCACTATGCTAGAGAGAGCCAAAGATGAATAATATGTCATCTGTCCTGAAAAAGTTCAAGGCCTACTGAGATAGATGCGTGTTCACCTCACAGCCGCGCGTTTTTCTAGCTCTTTATACTTGACAAACCACCTTCTCATAAATGATCTTAACTGATTTTCAGAACAGCTGTATGAAGTAAATAGAGCAAGCATTATTGGTCCACTCTACAGATAGGACATCAGAGTAAAAACGATACCTCTTTTTTGTCTGGACATTTCCACCATGTTAACTCCATCTTCTGTCTTACTGCCCTTGGGCCTCCATCATCAAGTTGTATTGATGCTACCACCTAAGTGTCTCTGAAATTTCTGCTTCCCTGACTATTTCCACCACTGCTGCCTTAGTTGAAATAAGCTCATCTTTTCTTGCCTGGGCTATTTCAATAACCTCCTAATTGGTCTCCCTGCCTACGAGTTCTGCCCACTCCAATCTGCCACCagaattatctttcaaaaacagaaatgattATGCCACTCAGCTGAAAAATCCTTGCAGGCTTCCCTATCCATCAAAATAAGTTTCAAATTCTGCAGCATGGCATAAAGGCACTTCACCAAGTTACCCCAGCCAACCTTCCAAACCTCACCCCTTGAGGTCCATCGACCTTGACCTCTAGTCTGCTACACACAGATCAAATGCTCCAACCACACTGAGCTTATACTCTGTCAAGCCTCTGTATCTCTGTCTGATGAGCTACTTATCCTTTAAGACCCAGCTTACGTGTTACCAACTCTGAAAGACCTTCATAATCATGACAGTCTTATTTGGTGCTCCTTGCCTTGTGAGTCTGGATCTCTCTGCATTTTCTGGCTTATCACTGGTCACAATGTAGCATGACTGCTTTCTCCCTGGGTACTACACTGTAAATCCCCTGGAGATAATGGTCTCATTTTAATCACCTTTGAGAGAATCCTGAAGACCAGTACTAATGGGGAGAACCCTTGCTAGAGTTGCCACATTTATCAACAGAATGCccagttaaatgtgaatttcagataaataatgaatgatTGTTTAGTAtcagtatgtcccaaatattgaaTGAGCTATGCTTATACTAACAtgttaaaaaatctgaaattcaCATGTGAGTGGCtgtcctgtagttttctttgctACATCTGGGACTCCTAATCCCCGTGGACCTAAAACCCAGCTTCTATACCTCCTGGAAGTTTAGCACGGCTACAGTCATAACGTCTAGTATAAACCAAAGCTGTCATTTCTGCCCCACCCTCATAGAGCTTCCTGTTCAGTAAAGAAGTCACAAAAACTATTTCTAGAATTAACTGGTAAACATTCAAAAGCTACGTGCTCTTGACAAACATTGACATGGATAGCTACATGGTAAGGGCACATCTTAGTCTTTGTCCTATGGGAGAAAATAAATCCAGTTTTTTTCAGTTGTCTGATTCTAAGAATATATTAAAGTGAGTCTGGAATACTTAGTTGAAAGGGCTTGGTTGCACTTTTGATCCAACAACCATGATATTGAGATTAGTGTAACCTTGGTCAAATTGTTTAACTCTTCTGCACTTCCCTTTAAGAAGTGTGCATGAGGAGGGAGGTTGTGGGGCAAAGAAAGTAATCAAAGCCCCTTGTGTAACAAAATGACTGTCAAGCTAAAAGTGTAACTTCATAATACACATTCAGATAAGGGCAGAGGCAAAAGTCAGGTCAGGAGCATTACTAAGTTTTCAGTTCTTGTTGCAGAATGCACAAACCTGGAATTGGAGCCAGAAGATTGCAAAAATGATTCCAGATCTGCATGGTAACAATTTCAACTGACTTCCACTCCTGCTGAAATTTAGCAGCAGAGGAAGTTCTTTTTCTGGCTGTCTGccttctccccgcctcccccatcCCTCAGTACCTCAGGCTGCTCACTCCCCACATCTGTTTCCAAGCCTTAGAGAGTTGGGTCACAGCATGGCGCAATAAGCAGAATTAGCAGGCAGCATGAATCAATGGTAAACCTTTGATTTTAATTCCTTGCCTCTCCTCTAGAGGAAGTGTGGTCTAGTGGTTAACCCACTAAAAAAAGCAGCTAGGAGGCAAAATTCCTGGtcttttccatctctgtcttctGTTCTTATTGGGGCACCTTGCCCATCAAacatccttcccccaccctccccctccccagccccctcccccgacTATTGCCCTGTATAAGCATTTTCCCCTGAACTGACCTCATGCTCAGACTCACTTGGGAAACTCATTAAATGATTCCTGAGACCCATCCCAGAACCTCCCAAGGAAAGTCCTAGGAACTTCTGTTTTTAACAAGTGCTACAGGTAAGTCTTCACAATCAGACTCAGCTCAACTGGATGCTGGTTAGTCATGACACAAATGAGCCATGACACTAAAGAGAACAGCACTAAAGGAAACCAGAGCAGGAAAGCTGAGGTGAAAAGAATATCTCTGTCCCAGGGTTTGCTTGCACAAGCTCATGTGTGATAAAAAGGTAAAGGACGAGGAATGAAAAGATGCAGATTCTAGTTCTGGCTCTATGTATCTAGAGTTGCGTGAGCATGGGCAGGTCAGATAACCTCTCCTGatggcatttttgttttaaaaataaaagtgattagaTCACCTCTTTCGGTTCTGTGATTCAATGAATTATTTCTGTGATTTCACAGAAATGCCAAGATGGACTCAGAAAATCTCTTTTCCTGAAAATGACAGTGGGTACAGTCACAGAGGTGTGGGCTGGCTTGTTTGGGGTTGTGGGCAGACAATGGAAATAAGTGGCAGCCGGGAGGTTTGGGGCCAAGGCCACAAGGAGTTTTCTCCCTGACTCCCTGCCTTGAAGCTCTGCAGCTGGCCTATTTATGCAAAGGCTTTGGctcctctttcctttcaaaaGCATTTCTGACTCGTAGATTCCCCCAGGAGCAGAGATTCATCGTTTGGTGGAGAACTTGCACATGCTTTCCTGACAGGAAGAAAGGACGGAGGAATAAGCAGGCTTGGATGGATTAGTGAGTGGGCTAGAGTAGCCAAAGAAGTGAGTCTCCTGGTGCATGATTAACATAGACCCATCACATCATTAGCTCTGAATATGCCCAGCAAAAACCCTTTGCCTCACTTCTAAAATGCCTAGAAGTGTGCACTCATTAGTGGACTGGACACCCGCCTACTTATCTGCCTCTGGAGCATCCGGGCATTCTTCCACCCAGAACAAGTGGGGGGTGAgttaggaggaggagggggggagccTTGGAAGTCACAAGTGAGTCATGATGGTAGGAAAAGGATGTCTTACTGAGCCAACGCAGAAGGAGCTTCCTAGAAACATCGTGACAGGCCCCATAAAGCCCACGGTTTGCTTCTAATTACAGCATGCCCACATTTGAGCATTTTCACAGTCTTCCCATGGCAACAACGGGGTTTCTGAGCAAGAGGACTTTGACTCAAATGTGCTCTCTGCTTCTAATAGTGGGATCTGGTTGGACtttcagaaaagttatttttgcaattttacaAAGGAATTATTATTGGCTTGCCTATGCCTATTAACACATCCATAAACTGGAGTTCAGCACATTGTACTATACAAAAAGGGCAAACTGagctacataaaatttaaaaagatatttttaaagggcAAGATGAACAACAcgaaatcagaaaaaatagagTCCTCAAATAAGTGGAATCTATTTCTCTCCTCAACTTGAGGCAAATGGCAAATTAACAATgacaaaactaatttaaaaagcaacttcGAAAGGATGCTATAAATGACTCGGTTATAGTATTATTGTCTATACTTCTTGATTCTATTAGACAATGACCACTCTTCCTGGGGACAGTCATCAAGTACGACAtgggcttttgaaaaaaaaatcaagctatgTTCCAGGGTGAATTTAATATCAcagtattttcttctcttcaaaaaCCTTTGAAAATTGCTAATTCTGGAAAACTTGTTAAGGCCAGCTTTTAATTACATCCCAGCTCTTGATCATTTTaggtaaagaaacattttatttttatccaccCATTCTTTTCCACTGTTCATTATTTAGATACCAGAGAGGCTAGTCAGGACCTGGGAGGCTGAAGGTAAAACTTTTTCGTTCTCCAGTAAAACAGATTCCAGGCTTGATTAAGTAGATCTAGGGGAGATCGTCAGGGAAGAGGGATTTCCCAGGCTACCCTGGAGATGGAGCTGAGAAACAGCGCTTGCACCTGCTTGGAAGCAGCGTGGGGCTGACTGGGaattttttgtaacatttgtAAGAGCTGGCATATGTGGcatttagaaaaggaagagaagtacTGCCTATCCATTTTTGCAAGATTATCAGATGAGGCTTCACTCTGTAAATCTCAGCAGTTACGAAAGTTGGCGTGGTTTTTAAACCCCACCACAGGAAGTAGGGATGATCAGAAAACATGTTGgcagtgttttgaaattttccagaAGTATGAGAGATTCTCTtttgtataaaaaataatgacctCAGGTTTAGTAACTTCTTAGGAAACAATGAAGACCGAAGATAAGCACTTTCCTCAATACCTCTTACTGTCTTCAGATAAATGCATGAAATTTTATAGGATTAATTCAGGAAGTTATTACAGCTATTTTATGATAAATTAAGTAATAATATGTGcaaattttcttctcaatttttagcatatttgattttttttttaagtttcagataTTTATTCGCGTAAACACCAACACAATACATCAACACGACTTCGTGCATTCAGAGGGGAACTATTTCCTGGATAAGTGGAAAATTGCGCGGATGGCTTCTGGAGAACCTTCATTCTAAGCAGCTTTATAGTGAAACATTGCATTTAGAAGTCTGGACCTTCTTTCTTCAGTTTGCTATAATTTACATTCACTGAGTAGAATTTGTATTGATCATTGGGACCCAGTTTGTTCCACGGTTCTGGGTTATTCTTCCTGTCACAACTGACATCTGGATTGAACAACGCCAGGAGCAAGACATATAGTGCTGCTCCAGTACCTCCTGCTCCAATAAATATGAAGAGGGGGATCAAGCTCGGATGCTTCCTGGCCTGACTGAACACCTGGCGTAACATGGCTGCAGCAGAGGCCTCCGCTCCGGGAGAAGAAAAGATCAAAACTGCAAGGCCGGGCACTAAGTAGTCCCTGCACCTAGCGTGAACGGACGTCCAAAGTCACCCGTATTTgcttacttttataataaaatatcttttaccaAAAGTGGGACAAAATATCAACTAAAGAGAGCAGTAGTGCTTTGAGGAAGGATCTAAATATGTTGTGGATGTTGTAATTTTGATTAAAGTAATCAATGGTTTGGGGGACA
Proteins encoded:
- the LOC122467851 gene encoding cytochrome c oxidase subunit NDUFA4-like; the encoded protein is MLRQVFSQARKHPSLIPLFIFIGAGGTGAALYVLLLALFNPDVSCDRKNNPEPWNKLGPNDQYKFYSVNVNYSKLKKEGPDF